The following are encoded in a window of Flavobacterium psychrotrophum genomic DNA:
- the nadA gene encoding quinolinate synthase NadA, with amino-acid sequence MNKQALIDEILQLKKEKKAVILAHYYQEKDIQDIADFVGDSLELSKKAATTDAEMIVFAGVHFMAETAKILNPEKKVVLPDMNAGCSLADGCNASDFKKWKDQYPGHKVVTYINCSASIKTLSDVVCTSSNAKKIIESFPGDEPILFAPDRNLGNYLKKTTGRNLILWDGSCVVHEAFSFDKLIALYKEYPGAKIVAHPESEAQILQVAHYIGSTSGMLDYIVKSNAETFIVATEAGILYQLAEAAKGKTLIPAPSYEDNACACSECAFMKLNTLEKLYRCIKNGYPEITINEPLRLEALKPIQRMLELS; translated from the coding sequence ATGAATAAACAAGCCCTTATAGATGAGATTTTACAGCTCAAAAAAGAAAAGAAAGCTGTAATACTTGCACATTATTATCAGGAGAAAGACATACAGGATATTGCAGATTTTGTAGGCGATAGCCTGGAACTGTCTAAAAAAGCCGCTACAACCGATGCCGAGATGATTGTTTTTGCCGGAGTACACTTTATGGCAGAAACGGCTAAAATTCTTAATCCAGAAAAAAAGGTTGTATTGCCGGATATGAACGCCGGATGTTCGCTTGCTGATGGTTGCAATGCCAGCGATTTTAAAAAATGGAAAGATCAGTATCCAGGACATAAAGTTGTTACTTATATAAACTGTTCTGCCAGTATCAAGACACTTAGCGATGTGGTTTGTACTTCATCTAACGCAAAAAAGATCATTGAATCTTTTCCTGGAGATGAGCCTATTTTATTTGCGCCAGACAGGAACCTGGGCAATTACCTAAAAAAAACTACAGGACGCAATCTTATACTATGGGATGGTTCCTGTGTAGTTCACGAAGCCTTTTCATTTGATAAGCTTATTGCTCTTTACAAGGAATATCCCGGTGCTAAAATTGTAGCGCATCCTGAATCTGAAGCGCAGATATTGCAAGTGGCACACTATATAGGATCTACATCAGGAATGTTAGATTATATAGTGAAAAGTAATGCCGAAACGTTTATTGTAGCTACAGAGGCAGGAATATTGTACCAGTTAGCCGAAGCCGCGAAGGGCAAAACACTCATACCCGCACCGTCTTATGAAGACAATGCCTGCGCATGTAGCGAGTGTGCCTTTATGAAACTAAATACGCTGGAAAAGCTGTACCGGTGTATTAAAAATGGTTATCCGGAAATAACTATTAACGAGCCATTAAGGCTTGAGGCCTTAAAACCAATACAGCGTATGCTCGAACTTTCTTAA
- a CDS encoding YceI family protein: protein MKINSITQCISLLLLLFVVTTASAQETLTIEPKPTLKISGTSSLHDWEMISNTATGKLVAVMDGAKIEKINSLIIEMPAESIKSGKSGMDKNAYKALNTSQYKTVKFELKLATKTTTGWTLKGNFTIAGVTKEANIAVKETATAGKNTLSGDYSFKLTDYKITPPTALLGTVKTGDAVKISFVINFK from the coding sequence ATGAAAATTAATTCAATCACTCAATGCATTAGCTTACTGTTACTATTATTTGTTGTAACAACAGCCAGTGCCCAGGAAACACTTACTATAGAACCTAAACCAACACTAAAAATATCAGGCACGTCGTCTCTTCATGACTGGGAGATGATATCTAACACCGCTACCGGAAAGCTGGTTGCTGTAATGGATGGAGCCAAAATAGAAAAGATTAACTCCCTGATTATTGAAATGCCTGCCGAATCTATTAAAAGCGGAAAAAGCGGTATGGATAAAAATGCTTACAAAGCACTTAATACAAGCCAATACAAAACGGTAAAGTTTGAACTAAAACTGGCTACCAAAACAACAACCGGATGGACGCTTAAAGGAAACTTTACTATAGCCGGAGTTACAAAAGAGGCAAACATTGCTGTAAAAGAAACAGCTACAGCAGGTAAAAATACCCTGAGCGGCGATTATAGCTTTAAGCTTACCGATTATAAAATTACACCGCCTACAGCACTTTTGGGTACCGTTAAAACAGGAGACGCTGTAAAAATTTCTTTTGTAATAAACTTCAAATAA
- a CDS encoding NUDIX hydrolase, producing the protein MEKKIMSGSFSDKLQTSSAIYKEKYLAHISIDCVVFGFHNDCLKVLLTRFEGENTWALPGGYVDKNEDIIEAAKNILFRRTGATDVYLNQFKTFGKTGRSEGFFDNYPKGLWQADRFISIGYYALIDFTTLDPKIDMFSDACAWHDIQALPGFTMDHGEIYNEALLQLRRDLNYKPIGYNLLPEKFTLPELQKLYEVILDKELNRGNFYRKMKRYNILKKLDEKRKGGAHKSPDLYVFNGDEYAKALENGFQESW; encoded by the coding sequence TTGGAAAAAAAGATTATGTCAGGCAGTTTTAGCGATAAACTTCAAACAAGCTCTGCAATCTATAAAGAAAAATACCTGGCGCATATTTCTATTGATTGTGTGGTATTTGGCTTTCATAACGATTGTCTTAAGGTGCTGCTCACCCGTTTTGAAGGTGAAAATACCTGGGCACTACCCGGTGGCTATGTTGATAAGAACGAAGATATAATAGAAGCTGCCAAAAATATACTATTTAGGCGCACAGGCGCTACCGATGTTTACCTGAACCAGTTTAAAACTTTTGGTAAAACGGGGAGGTCAGAAGGTTTTTTCGACAATTATCCTAAAGGGCTGTGGCAGGCAGACCGCTTTATATCTATTGGCTACTATGCCCTGATAGACTTTACTACACTTGATCCAAAAATTGATATGTTTTCTGATGCCTGTGCATGGCACGATATACAGGCATTGCCCGGATTTACTATGGATCACGGCGAAATATATAATGAAGCACTCTTGCAGCTAAGGCGCGACCTTAATTACAAGCCCATAGGCTATAACCTGTTGCCTGAAAAGTTTACCCTGCCGGAATTGCAAAAACTGTATGAAGTTATTTTAGATAAAGAACTTAACAGAGGAAACTTTTATCGTAAAATGAAGCGATATAACATACTAAAAAAGCTTGATGAAAAACGTAAAGGAGGTGCTCATAAATCGCCTGACTTATATGTATTTAATGGCGATGAATATGCTAAAGCTTTAGAAAATGGTTTCCAGGAGAGTTGGTAA